One genomic segment of Methanorbis rubei includes these proteins:
- a CDS encoding site-2 protease family protein has translation MSNLSLLEKISPFEKRDLLIAWFCLAVAFTLGISGGIAFVTDFTKISIDTLALTFVVAIITVGLSFVLHEMAHKFAAIRYGYWAEFRKNTQMLLLAVVIAVVTGIVFAAPGATLINTAGREMTKKENGIISLAGPAINLILAVPFFICMIAGILIGGAEVSQFTLPGFLFYLGMIGFQVNAMLAFFNMLPVGPLDGRKILRWNVVVFVVTIVVSLLLLYVSLQPWMFVKMLVYS, from the coding sequence GTGAGTAACTTGAGTCTTCTTGAAAAGATCTCTCCGTTTGAAAAGCGGGACCTGCTGATTGCGTGGTTCTGTCTTGCGGTCGCATTCACGCTTGGTATCTCAGGAGGCATTGCATTTGTCACCGACTTTACGAAAATTTCGATCGACACGCTTGCGCTGACGTTTGTTGTGGCAATCATAACGGTCGGGCTGTCTTTTGTTCTGCATGAGATGGCGCACAAGTTTGCGGCAATCCGGTACGGATACTGGGCAGAGTTTCGCAAAAATACGCAGATGCTGCTGCTCGCAGTCGTCATTGCGGTGGTGACCGGCATTGTGTTTGCCGCGCCCGGAGCAACGCTGATCAATACTGCCGGCCGCGAGATGACGAAAAAAGAGAATGGTATCATCTCTCTTGCGGGACCAGCAATAAATCTGATTCTTGCAGTTCCGTTCTTTATCTGCATGATTGCAGGAATTCTTATAGGAGGGGCAGAGGTTAGTCAGTTCACGCTTCCCGGGTTCCTGTTCTATCTGGGAATGATTGGTTTTCAGGTAAATGCGATGCTGGCATTCTTCAACATGCTGCCGGTGGGCCCGCTTGACGGCAGAAAGATTCTCCGCTGGAATGTGGTGGTGTTTGTTGTGACCATTGTTGTGTCGCTTCTGCTTCTCTACGTCTCGCTGCAGCCGTGGATGTTTGTGAAGATGCTGGTTTATAGTTGA
- a CDS encoding methionine synthase: protein MQLPKLLPTTVVGSFPCVKGSGFFGLVDPYKHAVKFAVAEQLRAGVDIISDGQVRADMVQAFVSKLPGINGNTVIGPIGISEKPITVADTRYALTQTKYVKGILTGPCTLAYALKIETPSYRDREELVLDLASALHSEAKFLAATGAYMIQVDEPILSTGAMDIETAKEALKIIFRGIETPTCIHTCGRLNTVSSEWTRLPVDVIDFEYSVSPENLSDISRHDLRNKKIGCGCVKSSETQVESVEEIEKRVRFCVESFGAENILIDPDCGLRMLTPEVAFAKLANMCEAVKNVRAEL, encoded by the coding sequence ATGCAGCTTCCGAAACTTCTTCCGACAACAGTTGTCGGTTCCTTTCCGTGCGTGAAAGGTTCCGGCTTTTTCGGTCTGGTTGATCCCTACAAACATGCAGTGAAGTTTGCGGTTGCCGAACAGCTGAGAGCAGGCGTTGATATCATCTCGGATGGACAGGTGCGGGCCGATATGGTGCAGGCATTTGTCTCAAAGCTCCCGGGCATCAACGGAAATACAGTGATAGGGCCGATCGGCATTTCGGAAAAACCGATCACGGTCGCAGACACCAGATATGCTCTGACGCAGACAAAGTATGTGAAGGGAATTTTGACCGGGCCGTGTACTCTCGCGTATGCGCTGAAGATTGAGACTCCTTCCTACCGCGACCGCGAGGAGCTGGTGCTGGATCTTGCATCAGCCCTGCACTCTGAAGCGAAATTTCTTGCGGCAACCGGAGCATACATGATTCAGGTGGATGAGCCGATTCTCTCAACAGGCGCGATGGATATTGAGACGGCAAAGGAAGCACTGAAAATTATTTTCCGCGGTATTGAAACACCGACATGTATTCACACCTGCGGCCGGCTGAATACGGTCTCGTCAGAGTGGACGCGGCTGCCGGTGGATGTGATTGATTTTGAGTACTCGGTGAGCCCTGAGAATCTCTCCGACATCTCGCGTCATGATCTGCGGAACAAAAAAATCGGATGCGGTTGTGTGAAAAGTTCGGAGACACAGGTGGAGTCGGTCGAAGAGATCGAGAAACGCGTGCGGTTCTGTGTGGAGTCGTTCGGAGCTGAAAATATTCTGATCGATCCGGACTGCGGGCTGCGGATGCTGACACCAGAGGTGGCGTTTGCGAAGCTCGCGAATATGTGCGAAGCGGTGAAGAACGTCAGGGCTGAGTTATAG